The following are from one region of the Stanieria cyanosphaera PCC 7437 genome:
- a CDS encoding DUF4327 family protein, producing MTKQVAHPMMKLQRKVSSLIDSQIITPEDSIGKIAMLLGNDWNYWKQELLAFDFSLKDPVKELLMVEDWDE from the coding sequence ATGACTAAACAAGTCGCTCATCCTATGATGAAGTTGCAGCGCAAAGTTTCTTCGCTGATCGATTCTCAAATTATTACCCCAGAAGACAGCATCGGCAAAATTGCCATGTTACTTGGTAATGATTGGAATTATTGGAAACAAGAACTATTAGCTTTTGATTTTTCTCTCAAAGACCCAGTCAAAGAACTTTTGATGGTTGAAGACTGGGATGAATAA
- a CDS encoding FHA domain-containing serine/threonine-protein kinase, translating into MVILTLLEPQTNQPTQQWQFLHQSVIRIGRSQNNDIVLQGYFQVSRQHLELIQEEEHWRLISRGTNGTFVNHVLVSEQLLQSNDLIRLAENGPLFRFELESAEKSGQPENQSPNQAVSPNPCTHQGNSPDSIFCIHCGQPLVDHTHFIGPYQVLRTLGKGGMGITYLVWDKNKTIKGAPLLLVLKEMNADMARIAKARELFEREARILKSLNHPGIPKYYDFFVEKDRKYLVMELIHGHNLEQLVYQRGALTPEKTIEWMIQVCDILTYLHNLQPPLVHRDVKPANLILRNLDNRLMLLDFGAVKELGTSLDTRIGVEGYSAPEQYRGKPCPQSDIYGVGTTIIFLLTGKTPMQYFRYQSNKYEFDVGSIPNLTPKLSQLLEKACQPDYRDRYQTAQSLSEALADCL; encoded by the coding sequence ATGGTCATTCTTACGCTTTTAGAGCCACAGACAAATCAACCGACACAACAGTGGCAATTTCTCCATCAGTCAGTCATTAGGATTGGTCGTTCCCAAAACAATGACATTGTGCTTCAGGGGTATTTTCAAGTCTCACGACAGCATTTGGAGTTAATCCAGGAAGAAGAACATTGGCGATTAATTAGTAGAGGTACTAATGGTACTTTTGTGAATCATGTTTTAGTTTCTGAACAATTGCTTCAATCTAACGATTTAATTCGTTTGGCAGAAAATGGACCTTTGTTTAGATTTGAATTGGAATCTGCTGAAAAATCGGGCCAACCAGAAAATCAATCACCAAATCAAGCTGTATCTCCCAATCCTTGTACTCATCAAGGTAATTCTCCAGACAGTATTTTTTGTATTCACTGCGGTCAACCTTTGGTTGATCACACACATTTTATCGGTCCCTATCAAGTGCTAAGAACTTTAGGCAAAGGGGGAATGGGAATTACCTATTTGGTTTGGGACAAAAACAAAACTATTAAAGGAGCTCCTTTGTTACTAGTTCTTAAAGAAATGAATGCAGACATGGCACGAATTGCTAAAGCAAGAGAACTGTTTGAACGAGAAGCTCGCATTCTTAAGTCTTTAAATCATCCTGGCATCCCCAAGTACTATGATTTTTTTGTGGAAAAAGACCGCAAATATTTAGTTATGGAATTAATTCATGGTCATAATTTAGAACAATTAGTTTATCAAAGAGGTGCTTTAACTCCAGAAAAAACTATCGAATGGATGATTCAAGTTTGCGATATTTTGACCTATTTGCATAATCTGCAACCTCCTTTAGTCCACCGAGATGTCAAACCCGCCAACTTAATCCTACGTAATCTTGATAATCGTCTAATGTTACTCGATTTTGGTGCAGTCAAAGAATTAGGCACTTCTTTAGATACACGCATCGGTGTAGAAGGCTACAGCGCACCCGAACAATATCGAGGTAAGCCTTGCCCCCAATCAGATATTTATGGAGTTGGCACAACGATTATTTTTCTGCTAACCGGAAAAACTCCAATGCAGTATTTTCGTTATCAAAGTAATAAGTATGAATTTGATGTGGGTAGCATTCCCAACTTAACCCCAAAACTAAGTCAATTATTAGAAAAAGCTTGTCAGCCAGATTATCGCGACCGCTATCAAACGGCTCAAAGTCTATCAGAAGCACTAGCAGATTGCCTCTAA
- a CDS encoding serine/threonine phosphatase → MLICPQCEFENPDTNKFCQSCGTPLQSNCELESNSNSTFKIPTNLNDTVASQTHLWAIITKLQPLKLENNSNKQLIAANNNSTLQISDLTSSASNLESTETTENTPLQSRTSSDLVKTEQLYLDPQNRYRINTNYIEDLNNFNQSNSTLSVIEVAVIDEQIEQKTALATLQEQQSELFAELADNVNNSYRSVAQYWNLIGVPTQALPYLVLQKFTPAIPQIYDAWQYNEEAIVILPNRSNWLLLTELWNNPELPFQQILWFLNELAKLWMPLTEVGCSQSLLMKENLLLDEDQSVCLHQLYLNPPDTKPTLQNLVQTWQIWLQESGRQPNQSLEELIQQVIEGAINTVEQLSVCLQQLALENFDFQASVVDQTRELEPSLIVFEENELELFNEYEEDEELISHNDAEDQPTLMLPMQLAEVIDASCTDLGTQRDHNEDFFGVKTEIKKKENAVEKTISVSGLYIVCDGMGGHEAGEVASTMAVHALEEYFQTHWFTDHLPGAKTIEAGILLANQTLYQTNLDHSRSGNSRMGTTMVMALLQDTNLAIAHVGDSRIYRITRQRGLEQLTQDHEVGQREINRGVEPEIAYGRPDAYQLTQALGPRENRHIKPEIKYLEIQEDCLILLCSDGLSDNNLLENHWETYLTPLISSKSNLEEGLFQLIDFANQYNGHDNITGVLVRIKLKPHF, encoded by the coding sequence ATGTTGATTTGTCCCCAATGTGAGTTTGAAAACCCAGATACTAACAAATTCTGTCAAAGTTGTGGAACTCCTCTTCAATCTAATTGTGAGCTTGAATCTAATAGTAACTCTACTTTTAAAATACCAACAAACCTCAATGATACAGTTGCTTCTCAAACTCATCTTTGGGCAATCATTACCAAACTGCAACCACTAAAATTAGAAAATAACAGCAACAAACAACTGATTGCTGCTAATAACAATTCAACTCTACAAATTTCTGATTTAACCTCATCTGCTTCCAATCTTGAATCTACAGAGACTACAGAGAATACGCCTTTACAAAGCAGGACTTCGTCTGACTTGGTTAAAACCGAGCAACTTTATCTTGATCCCCAAAACCGTTATCGCATCAATACAAATTACATCGAAGATTTAAATAACTTTAATCAATCAAACTCTACTTTATCTGTAATCGAAGTAGCAGTAATTGACGAACAAATAGAACAAAAAACAGCTTTAGCAACCTTACAAGAACAACAATCAGAGTTGTTTGCCGAATTAGCTGACAATGTTAATAATTCTTATCGCTCAGTAGCTCAATACTGGAATTTAATTGGAGTTCCCACTCAAGCACTACCTTATTTGGTGTTACAAAAGTTTACTCCTGCTATTCCCCAAATTTATGATGCTTGGCAATACAATGAAGAAGCAATTGTTATTTTACCAAATCGTTCCAATTGGTTATTACTGACAGAATTATGGAATAATCCCGAGTTACCATTTCAACAAATTTTATGGTTTCTCAATGAACTAGCAAAACTTTGGATGCCATTGACTGAAGTTGGTTGTAGTCAAAGTCTACTGATGAAAGAAAACTTGCTTCTAGATGAAGATCAATCGGTTTGTTTACATCAACTATACTTGAATCCACCAGATACCAAACCTACTCTTCAAAATTTAGTACAAACTTGGCAAATTTGGCTTCAAGAATCAGGGCGACAACCGAATCAATCATTAGAAGAGTTAATTCAACAAGTTATCGAAGGAGCAATTAATACAGTAGAACAATTGTCTGTTTGTCTTCAGCAGCTTGCGCTGGAAAACTTCGATTTTCAAGCTTCAGTAGTCGATCAAACTCGAGAATTAGAACCTTCACTGATTGTTTTTGAAGAGAATGAACTTGAGCTTTTTAATGAATACGAAGAAGACGAGGAACTAATTTCTCATAACGATGCCGAAGATCAACCAACTCTAATGCTACCAATGCAATTAGCTGAAGTTATTGATGCTAGCTGCACAGATCTAGGTACTCAAAGAGATCATAATGAAGACTTTTTTGGGGTTAAAACCGAAATCAAGAAAAAAGAAAATGCAGTTGAAAAAACTATTTCGGTTTCAGGTTTATACATAGTGTGCGATGGTATGGGAGGACATGAAGCAGGAGAAGTAGCTAGTACGATGGCAGTTCATGCCCTAGAAGAATATTTTCAAACTCATTGGTTCACGGATCATTTACCTGGCGCTAAAACTATTGAAGCCGGAATTTTACTTGCCAATCAAACTCTTTATCAAACAAATCTTGATCATTCTCGTTCTGGTAATAGCAGAATGGGTACGACGATGGTGATGGCTTTGTTACAAGATACTAATTTAGCGATCGCTCATGTTGGTGACAGTCGTATTTATCGTATTACTAGGCAAAGAGGATTAGAACAACTGACTCAAGACCACGAAGTCGGACAAAGAGAAATTAATCGAGGGGTTGAACCTGAAATTGCCTATGGTCGTCCTGATGCTTACCAACTTACTCAAGCTTTGGGACCAAGAGAAAACCGTCATATTAAACCGGAAATTAAATATTTGGAAATTCAAGAAGATTGCTTAATTTTGCTTTGTTCTGACGGTCTGTCGGACAATAATTTATTAGAAAACCACTGGGAGACTTATTTAACCCCTTTAATTAGTTCTAAGTCTAATTTAGAAGAAGGCTTATTTCAATTAATTGATTTTGCTAACCAGTATAATGGTCACGATAATATTACTGGCGTTTTAGTCAGAATTAAATTAAAACCTCATTTTTAA
- the fabG gene encoding 3-oxoacyl-ACP reductase FabG, whose amino-acid sequence MEDKQVLLTGGTGGLGLGVTPAILAHQARLTISYVEDSSVEKLRKQLSFADFERIRFVKTDLSDEVSVKRLINDLGRVDILIHLVGGFVMGKTHQFEMSEWQKCLNLNLTTTFLICKYCLQKMRHYNYGRIVTIGSRGAVQPAANLSAYCAAKAGVVALTKSIAEETKDFNITANVILPSVIDTPANRKAMGENQANRWVKPESLAEIICFLASEAAGELRGAAIEVYGKV is encoded by the coding sequence ATGGAAGATAAGCAAGTTTTATTGACAGGAGGTACTGGTGGACTAGGGTTAGGGGTTACACCAGCCATCTTAGCTCATCAAGCTAGATTGACAATCTCTTATGTAGAAGACAGTAGTGTAGAAAAATTAAGAAAACAATTGTCTTTTGCTGATTTTGAACGTATTCGTTTTGTTAAAACAGATTTAAGTGATGAAGTTTCAGTAAAAAGATTAATTAACGATTTAGGAAGAGTTGATATTTTGATTCATTTAGTAGGCGGTTTTGTGATGGGAAAAACCCATCAATTTGAGATGAGTGAATGGCAAAAATGTTTAAATCTAAATTTAACCACAACTTTTTTGATTTGTAAGTATTGTTTACAAAAAATGCGTCATTATAACTATGGTAGGATTGTCACAATTGGTTCAAGGGGTGCAGTGCAACCTGCTGCTAATTTGTCTGCTTATTGTGCAGCTAAAGCAGGGGTAGTAGCTTTAACTAAATCAATTGCAGAAGAAACTAAAGATTTTAATATTACTGCTAACGTAATACTTCCTAGTGTGATTGATACTCCAGCCAATCGCAAGGCAATGGGAGAAAACCAGGCAAATAGATGGGTTAAACCAGAGTCATTGGCAGAGATAATTTGTTTTTTGGCTTCAGAAGCAGCAGGAGAGCTTCGTGGTGCTGCCATTGAAGTTTATGGCAAAGTTTGA
- a CDS encoding DUF1997 domain-containing protein, whose protein sequence is MQSKFINDPQLSWQELTVHSPNFLLNTDSTIEQKPFLFEAHFAGSMDMYSHAEDVAKYLNAHEDWFCRCAHPMKVEQIGNNGYTLTIGNFSSFGYEVEPKIALVLNPPVDRVYTIHTIPVPNYQPPGYAVNYQAAMELTEVATASLLSRVSKQLQAQLPSVITQVIWHLDLMVMVQFPKFIYKIPASVIQSTGDRLLQQIVKQISPRLTYKVQQDFHERFDLPLPSKQGRKLEIIKPVTN, encoded by the coding sequence ATGCAGTCAAAATTTATTAATGACCCTCAACTTAGCTGGCAAGAATTAACCGTTCACTCACCAAATTTCCTACTTAATACTGATAGTACAATCGAACAAAAACCTTTTCTTTTTGAAGCACATTTTGCAGGCTCTATGGATATGTATAGTCATGCCGAAGATGTTGCTAAATACTTAAATGCTCACGAAGATTGGTTTTGTCGCTGCGCCCACCCAATGAAAGTTGAGCAGATAGGTAATAATGGCTATACTTTGACCATCGGTAATTTTAGCTCTTTTGGTTATGAAGTAGAACCGAAAATTGCTTTAGTTTTAAATCCACCAGTCGACCGAGTTTATACGATTCATACTATTCCTGTTCCTAATTATCAACCTCCTGGTTACGCAGTTAACTATCAAGCTGCAATGGAATTAACAGAAGTTGCTACAGCAAGTCTTTTATCTAGAGTATCAAAACAACTACAAGCTCAATTACCTTCAGTTATTACTCAAGTAATTTGGCATCTTGATTTGATGGTTATGGTACAATTTCCCAAATTTATTTATAAAATACCAGCTTCTGTGATTCAAAGCACAGGCGATCGCTTATTACAACAAATTGTCAAACAAATTTCGCCTCGTTTAACCTATAAAGTTCAGCAAGATTTTCACGAACGCTTTGATTTACCTCTTCCTTCTAAACAGGGAAGAAAATTAGAAATTATTAAACCAGTAACTAATTAA
- a CDS encoding SDR family oxidoreductase — MKALVVGATGQTGRAIVKQLTEKNIAVKALVRNLETAQEILPPETELVVGDVLKPESIERALTDCNVLLCATGAKPSLNPTGPYQIDYLGTKNLVNAAKNKGIEHFVIVSSLCVSKFFHPLNLFWLILVWKKQAEEYIQASGLTYTIVRPGGLKNEDNLDQIVMSSADTLFDGSIPRPKVAQVCVEALFEPTAKNKIVEIVAKPDAQPQSWSELFSQVV; from the coding sequence ATGAAAGCATTAGTAGTTGGAGCAACAGGACAAACGGGTAGAGCAATTGTTAAACAATTAACAGAAAAAAATATTGCTGTAAAAGCATTAGTACGTAATTTAGAAACTGCTCAAGAAATACTTCCTCCAGAGACTGAATTGGTGGTTGGAGATGTTCTTAAACCAGAAAGCATAGAACGGGCATTAACTGATTGTAACGTTTTATTGTGTGCCACTGGTGCTAAACCCAGTTTAAATCCTACAGGTCCTTATCAAATTGATTATCTAGGTACTAAAAATTTAGTTAACGCTGCTAAAAATAAAGGAATTGAACATTTTGTCATTGTTTCTTCTTTATGCGTCTCAAAGTTTTTTCATCCTCTGAATTTGTTTTGGCTCATCTTAGTTTGGAAAAAACAAGCTGAAGAATATATACAAGCAAGTGGTTTAACTTATACAATTGTGCGACCAGGCGGACTAAAAAATGAGGACAACTTAGACCAAATTGTCATGTCATCAGCCGATACTTTGTTTGATGGCAGTATTCCTCGTCCGAAAGTTGCACAAGTTTGTGTCGAAGCTTTGTTTGAACCCACAGCGAAAAATAAAATTGTGGAAATAGTAGCCAAACCTGATGCCCAACCTCAATCTTGGTCAGAATTATTTAGTCAGGTTGTTTAA
- a CDS encoding glycoside hydrolase family 24 protein, with protein sequence MLQKTNFIANLGIKLSLVIGLFFVLFNLQGYFSPKRSLFFDSKSYSPTITGTQPLVMQGGDPYIRALMRTITASEANVNQPYHVIYGNKYVEDLTRHPELCVPIVAGPNLGNCTTAAGRYQMLDFTWAEKAKNYHPDPDGLLWWKSYSFEPEYQDAVVYGWLKDSQAWGADIPQLLRQGKIEEVLKLLSGTWTSLGYGIETNSMSKYLPQIYQNMLQEELS encoded by the coding sequence ATGCTGCAAAAAACTAATTTCATAGCCAATCTTGGGATAAAATTAAGTTTAGTGATTGGCTTGTTCTTTGTTTTATTCAATTTACAAGGGTATTTCTCTCCAAAGCGATCGCTTTTTTTCGATTCAAAATCTTATTCTCCTACAATTACTGGAACTCAACCTTTAGTTATGCAAGGAGGAGATCCTTATATTCGGGCTTTGATGCGTACTATTACTGCTAGTGAAGCTAATGTTAACCAGCCCTATCATGTGATTTATGGAAACAAATATGTTGAAGATCTCACTCGTCATCCTGAATTGTGTGTACCGATTGTCGCTGGTCCTAATCTAGGTAATTGTACTACGGCAGCCGGACGCTATCAGATGTTGGATTTTACGTGGGCAGAAAAAGCTAAAAACTATCATCCAGATCCTGATGGTTTATTGTGGTGGAAATCTTATAGTTTTGAACCTGAATATCAAGATGCAGTAGTTTATGGCTGGTTAAAGGATTCTCAAGCTTGGGGTGCAGATATTCCTCAATTATTAAGACAAGGAAAAATAGAAGAAGTATTGAAATTATTATCAGGTACGTGGACAAGTTTGGGTTACGGAATTGAAACTAATTCTATGAGTAAGTATTTACCGCAGATTTATCAAAATATGTTGCAAGAAGAGTTATCTTGA
- a CDS encoding pentapeptide repeat-containing protein, whose translation MIEPNNAIAFILHKIELLETQIQEILNSLVNINDLEEILSIISAIEQKIDCLQQQLGEFLINNNRIDNRLEQYLDHLQQQLEQISFHQDQFNLFYQPIIEQGSDDFEERSDLSDLLNWLEPHLPNQSLSNQIHSSIQPELPVCESLDTNKTKIERLLFWLICHKIFQFKKEHLSSKDFLLLYENGLREFQQINLTGLNLVGKNLRPINLTQANLSLANLTQTNLQNSNLSQANLSYANLCQANLYGVTFEAANLTYTNFYQANLERSQLIKAQLQNANLQQVNLIAANLSQANLTAANLSQAKLMGAKLNLVKFEQTKLIEAELKNVNLSNLDLSQANLQQANLTRINGQNANFSGTNLSKANLKEANLINADLSRANLQQANLHRANLKEANLIAANLSNANLVEAHLNSKCIGANLVNTDLRSANLCNAHLGGADLRGADLTSANLTGAILINAKLEGANLTNAQLQDATMPDGNQWKQ comes from the coding sequence ATGATCGAACCAAACAATGCGATCGCTTTTATTCTTCATAAAATTGAACTGCTTGAAACTCAAATTCAGGAAATTTTGAATTCTTTAGTTAATATTAATGATTTAGAAGAAATTTTAAGTATTATTTCAGCAATAGAACAAAAAATTGATTGCTTACAACAACAGTTAGGAGAATTTTTAATTAACAATAATAGAATTGATAATCGATTAGAACAATATCTCGACCATCTGCAACAACAGTTAGAACAAATATCTTTTCATCAAGACCAATTCAACTTGTTTTATCAACCTATCATTGAACAAGGCTCAGATGATTTTGAAGAAAGAAGCGACCTTAGTGATTTACTTAATTGGCTTGAACCACACTTACCCAATCAATCTTTATCAAATCAAATTCATTCAAGTATTCAACCAGAATTACCAGTGTGTGAAAGTTTAGACACAAATAAAACTAAAATCGAACGTTTACTATTTTGGTTGATTTGCCATAAAATATTTCAATTCAAAAAAGAGCATTTATCTAGCAAAGATTTTTTGCTTTTGTATGAAAATGGATTGAGAGAATTTCAACAAATAAATCTGACTGGGCTTAATTTAGTAGGCAAAAATCTACGTCCAATTAATCTTACTCAAGCGAATCTTTCCTTAGCTAATCTAACTCAAACTAATTTACAAAATTCTAATTTAAGTCAGGCTAATCTCAGTTATGCCAATTTATGTCAAGCTAATTTATATGGGGTTACATTTGAAGCAGCTAATTTAACCTATACTAATTTTTATCAAGCCAATTTAGAGCGATCGCAGTTAATTAAAGCTCAATTACAAAATGCTAATTTGCAACAAGTTAATTTAATTGCTGCTAACCTCAGTCAAGCTAACTTAACCGCAGCTAATTTAAGTCAAGCAAAATTAATGGGAGCTAAATTAAACCTGGTTAAATTTGAACAAACCAAGTTAATTGAAGCAGAATTAAAAAATGTTAATTTGAGCAATCTTGATTTGAGTCAAGCTAATTTACAACAAGCAAACTTAACCCGAATTAACGGTCAAAATGCTAATTTTAGCGGAACAAATTTAAGCAAAGCTAATCTAAAAGAAGCTAATTTGATTAATGCAGATTTAAGTCGAGCTAATTTACAACAAGCCAATCTTCATCGAGCAAATCTAAAAGAAGCTAACTTAATTGCAGCTAACTTATCTAATGCGAATTTAGTCGAAGCACATCTCAATAGTAAATGCATTGGAGCAAATCTCGTTAATACTGACCTACGCAGTGCCAATCTCTGCAATGCTCATCTTGGTGGTGCAGATTTACGAGGAGCAGATTTAACTTCAGCAAATTTAACAGGTGCGATTTTGATTAACGCTAAGTTAGAAGGAGCAAATTTAACCAATGCACAACTTCAGGACGCAACTATGCCTGATGGTAATCAATGGAAGCAATAA
- the hemL gene encoding glutamate-1-semialdehyde 2,1-aminomutase — MVSTTSFKTTKSEEIFAAAQNLMPGGVSSPVRAFKSVGGQPIVFDRVKGAYIWDVDGNKYIDYVGTWGPAICGHAHPEVIEALHQALEKGTSFGAPSVQENILAEMVIDAVPSIEVVRFVNSGTEACMSVLRLMRAFTGRDKIIKFEGCYHGHADMFLVKAGSGVATLGLPDSPGVPKSTTTNTLTAPYNDLEAVKALFDENKDEIAGVILEPVVGNAGFIVPDAGFLEGLREITQDNGSLLVFDEVMTGFRIAYGGAQEKFGITPDLTTLGKVIGGGLPVGAYGGRKDIMSMVAPAGPMYQAGTLSGNPLAMTAGIKTLELLQRPGTYEQLEQITKKLADGLLQVAKETGHDVYGGNISAMFGMFFTGNSVHNYDDAKKSDLNKFARFHRGMLEKGIYLAPSQFEAGFTSLAHTDNDIEQTLAAAKEVLADL; from the coding sequence TTGGTTAGCACAACTTCCTTTAAAACTACTAAATCAGAAGAAATTTTTGCTGCTGCTCAAAATTTAATGCCTGGCGGTGTTAGCTCTCCTGTTAGAGCGTTTAAATCTGTTGGTGGACAACCAATTGTTTTTGACCGCGTTAAAGGAGCTTATATTTGGGATGTAGACGGTAATAAATATATCGATTATGTCGGAACTTGGGGACCTGCTATTTGCGGTCATGCTCATCCCGAAGTAATTGAAGCTCTTCATCAAGCTTTAGAAAAAGGCACTAGCTTTGGCGCACCTTCTGTACAAGAGAATATCTTGGCAGAAATGGTTATTGATGCAGTTCCTAGTATAGAGGTGGTTCGTTTTGTTAATTCAGGAACCGAAGCCTGTATGTCAGTGCTGCGTCTCATGCGTGCATTTACTGGTAGAGATAAGATTATCAAATTTGAAGGTTGCTACCACGGACACGCAGATATGTTTTTGGTTAAAGCGGGATCTGGAGTAGCTACTCTAGGTTTACCAGATTCTCCTGGAGTACCCAAATCTACTACTACTAATACTTTGACTGCTCCTTATAACGATTTGGAAGCGGTTAAAGCCTTATTTGACGAAAACAAAGACGAAATTGCTGGGGTAATTTTAGAACCAGTAGTAGGTAATGCTGGTTTTATTGTTCCTGATGCTGGATTTCTGGAAGGATTACGCGAAATAACTCAAGATAATGGCTCATTACTCGTTTTTGATGAAGTAATGACTGGATTTAGAATTGCTTATGGTGGCGCACAAGAAAAATTTGGCATCACTCCTGATTTAACTACTTTAGGAAAAGTGATTGGTGGCGGTTTACCAGTAGGTGCTTATGGTGGACGTAAAGATATCATGTCTATGGTTGCACCAGCAGGACCTATGTATCAAGCAGGAACTCTTTCTGGTAATCCTTTGGCAATGACAGCAGGAATTAAAACTCTGGAATTGTTGCAAAGACCGGGAACTTACGAACAATTGGAACAAATTACCAAAAAACTAGCTGATGGCTTGCTTCAGGTTGCGAAAGAAACAGGGCATGACGTTTATGGTGGTAATATCAGTGCCATGTTCGGAATGTTCTTTACTGGTAATTCGGTTCATAACTACGACGATGCCAAAAAATCTGACCTGAATAAATTTGCTCGTTTTCATCGTGGAATGTTGGAAAAAGGGATTTATCTTGCTCCTTCTCAATTTGAAGCAGGATTTACTTCCTTAGCTCATACAGACAATGATATTGAGCAAACTTTGGCAGCAGCTAAAGAGGTTTTGGCTGATTTATAA
- a CDS encoding bifunctional aminoglycoside phosphotransferase/ATP-binding protein, producing MNQINIAALIDQMQQPSFYPHAVTESIELVQTHVSYILLTGDYAYKLKKAVNFGFLDYSTLAKRKHFLEEEISMNRVIAPELYLEVVPITKTGDNFSLGGEGEAVEYALKMRQFPQENLFINLFEAGKLSIEQMEELGKIVAQFHAQAATNDYISSFGTVAKVREAFDENYQQTEQYVGRVQTQSQLAETQAFTDSFFAEREDLFQARIAEHKIKECHGDLHLKNICLWQDKIQLFDRIEFNEPFRFVDVMYDVAFAVMDLDARGRKDFGNAFLNTYLEQTGDWEGLQLLPLYLSRQAYVRAKVTSFLLDDPAIDDKVKQEASQIAADYYKQAWEYTQPTQGKLILMSGLSGSGKSTVAKAIARKTGAIQIRSDAVRKHLAGIALDDKGSDEIYSSEMSQKTYDRLLELGIMLAKAGFTVILDAKYDRISSREPVIAAAKTNQIPLQIINCTAPLEVLSDRLSSRSGDISDATADLLASQQATAEDFTEAEQVYVTTVDTSKKDWEESLNI from the coding sequence ATGAATCAAATTAATATTGCTGCTCTAATCGATCAAATGCAACAGCCATCATTCTATCCTCATGCTGTTACAGAATCAATAGAATTGGTGCAAACTCACGTCTCTTATATTTTGTTGACAGGAGATTACGCTTACAAACTAAAAAAAGCTGTTAATTTTGGTTTTTTGGATTACTCGACTTTGGCTAAAAGAAAGCATTTTCTAGAAGAAGAGATTAGTATGAATCGTGTAATTGCGCCTGAACTTTATTTAGAAGTTGTCCCGATTACTAAGACTGGAGATAACTTTAGTTTGGGTGGAGAAGGAGAAGCAGTTGAATATGCTTTGAAGATGCGTCAATTCCCCCAAGAAAATCTTTTTATTAATCTGTTTGAAGCGGGTAAATTATCGATTGAACAGATGGAAGAGTTGGGCAAAATTGTGGCTCAATTTCATGCTCAAGCTGCTACCAATGATTATATTAGTAGTTTTGGTACGGTAGCCAAAGTGAGAGAAGCTTTTGATGAAAATTATCAACAGACTGAGCAATATGTAGGTAGAGTTCAAACTCAATCACAATTAGCAGAAACTCAAGCTTTTACTGATAGTTTTTTTGCCGAGAGAGAAGATTTATTTCAAGCCAGAATTGCCGAGCATAAAATTAAAGAATGTCACGGAGATTTACATTTAAAAAATATCTGTTTGTGGCAAGATAAAATTCAACTTTTTGACCGCATTGAATTTAATGAACCTTTCCGCTTTGTAGATGTTATGTATGATGTTGCCTTTGCAGTGATGGATTTGGATGCCAGAGGTAGAAAGGATTTTGGTAATGCTTTTTTAAATACTTATCTTGAACAAACTGGTGATTGGGAAGGTTTACAACTATTGCCTTTATATTTAAGCAGACAAGCTTATGTGAGGGCAAAAGTCACTTCTTTTTTACTTGACGATCCTGCGATTGACGATAAGGTTAAACAAGAAGCAAGTCAAATCGCAGCAGATTATTACAAACAAGCTTGGGAATACACCCAACCAACCCAAGGAAAATTGATCCTGATGTCTGGTTTATCGGGTTCGGGAAAAAGTACCGTTGCTAAAGCAATAGCGAGGAAAACAGGTGCAATTCAAATTCGTTCTGATGCTGTACGCAAGCATTTGGCAGGGATAGCTTTAGATGACAAGGGTAGCGATGAGATTTACAGTTCCGAAATGAGTCAAAAAACTTATGATCGCTTGTTAGAATTAGGTATTATGTTAGCTAAAGCAGGTTTTACAGTAATTTTAGATGCTAAATACGATCGTATTTCCTCAAGAGAACCTGTAATTGCAGCAGCTAAGACCAATCAAATTCCTCTCCAAATAATTAATTGTACTGCACCGTTAGAAGTTTTAAGCGATCGCCTTAGCAGTCGTAGTGGTGATATTTCTGATGCAACTGCTGATTTATTAGCTAGCCAACAGGCAACAGCAGAAGATTTTACTGAAGCGGAACAAGTTTATGTGACTACGGTGGATACTAGTAAGAAAGATTGGGAAGAATCTTTGAATATTTAG